Proteins co-encoded in one Actinomadura luteofluorescens genomic window:
- a CDS encoding response regulator, which translates to MSPDPIRVLIVDDEPMVCAHLRTILGSAGDIEVVEPAHDGEAALRAVERHRPHVVLMDLRMPGMDGITATERLTARPAHPVIVVLTTFDADEFVLRALRAGAAGFLVKSTPPEDLIGLVRVARDGHTVLSPEATRRLLAASSAGERDRERARRLVAGLTEREAEVLACLGEGLSNAQIGRRLSLTEATVKSYVSRMLVKLGCENRTQAGLAAHNAGLVG; encoded by the coding sequence GTGAGCCCCGACCCGATCCGCGTCCTGATCGTCGACGACGAGCCGATGGTGTGCGCGCATCTGCGCACCATCCTCGGATCGGCCGGCGACATCGAGGTGGTCGAGCCGGCGCATGACGGGGAGGCCGCCCTGCGGGCCGTCGAACGGCACCGGCCCCACGTCGTCCTGATGGACCTCCGGATGCCGGGCATGGACGGGATCACCGCGACCGAACGTCTCACCGCGCGCCCGGCGCACCCGGTGATCGTGGTGCTGACCACCTTCGACGCCGACGAGTTCGTGCTGCGCGCCCTGCGCGCCGGCGCCGCCGGGTTCCTGGTCAAGTCGACGCCGCCGGAGGACCTGATCGGCCTCGTCCGGGTCGCCCGCGACGGGCACACCGTGCTGTCGCCGGAGGCGACCAGGCGGCTGCTCGCCGCGTCGTCGGCCGGAGAGCGCGACAGGGAGCGCGCCCGCCGCCTGGTCGCCGGGCTGACCGAACGCGAGGCCGAGGTCCTGGCCTGCCTCGGCGAGGGGTTGTCGAACGCCCAGATCGGCAGGCGGCTGTCGCTCACCGAGGCCACGGTGAAGAGCTACGTCTCGCGCATGCTGGTCAAGCTCGGCTGCGAGAACCGCACCCAGGCGGGGCTCGCCGCCCACAACGCGGGCCTGGTCGGCTGA
- a CDS encoding TetR/AcrR family transcriptional regulator C-terminal domain-containing protein, translating into MASSAPRPDPPYRRIAADIRAQIQDGRLRPGDRVPSIRQIAQRWDVAIATATRVIATLREEGLVEAKVGAGSVVRARGVPRRPAGPGAAAGAPRPRPGRQAPSLEHVLRAAIAIADVEGLHALSMRRLASELDIAPMSLYRYVANKDELVAQMADAAFGSTELPSPGPEGWRAKLELIARLQWDLCRRHLWLPSAISLTRPLLVPHMLEHTEWTMRALDGLGLSMTTRTREALTLHALVINIALPLANEAEAEQETGVTLTRWRLDRRERTDELMRSGRFPLLAAVHEETTSDLEGLFEYGLARHLDGFAVLVESGTRTPS; encoded by the coding sequence ATGGCGTCATCGGCCCCGCGGCCGGATCCGCCCTACCGGCGGATCGCCGCGGACATCCGGGCCCAGATCCAGGACGGCCGGCTGCGGCCCGGCGACCGGGTGCCCTCCATCCGCCAGATCGCCCAGCGGTGGGACGTCGCCATCGCGACCGCGACCAGAGTGATCGCGACCTTGCGCGAGGAGGGGCTGGTCGAGGCGAAGGTCGGCGCCGGATCGGTGGTGAGGGCGCGCGGTGTGCCACGGCGGCCCGCCGGCCCGGGCGCGGCGGCGGGAGCGCCGCGGCCCCGCCCCGGCAGGCAGGCGCCGAGCCTGGAGCACGTCCTTCGCGCCGCGATCGCCATCGCCGACGTCGAGGGGCTCCACGCCCTGTCCATGCGGAGGCTCGCCTCCGAACTCGACATCGCCCCGATGTCGCTGTACCGGTACGTGGCGAACAAGGACGAGCTGGTGGCGCAGATGGCCGACGCCGCCTTCGGCTCGACCGAGCTGCCCAGCCCGGGGCCGGAGGGGTGGCGCGCCAAGCTCGAACTGATCGCGCGGCTCCAGTGGGACCTGTGCCGGCGGCATCTCTGGCTGCCGAGCGCCATCTCGCTGACCCGCCCGCTGCTCGTCCCCCACATGCTGGAGCACACCGAGTGGACGATGCGCGCGCTCGACGGGCTCGGGCTGTCGATGACGACGCGGACCAGGGAGGCGCTCACCCTGCACGCGCTGGTGATCAACATCGCGCTGCCCCTGGCGAACGAGGCCGAGGCGGAGCAGGAGACCGGTGTGACGCTCACGCGGTGGCGGCTGGACCGGCGCGAGCGGACCGACGAGCTCATGCGGAGCGGCCGCTTTCCCCTGCTCGCGGCCGTTCACGAGGAGACGACGTCGGACCTGGAAGGGCTGTTCGAGTACGGTCTCGCACGCCATCTCGACGGGTTCGCCGTCCTCGTGGAGTCAGGTACCCGAACGCCGTCATGA
- a CDS encoding serine/threonine-protein kinase, whose product MSGRSAVFPTQGPRTDPGSAVDALRPGDPGAIGRYTLSARLGAGGMGQVFLGTSPGGRPVAVKLVHPGFAADAEFRRRFKREVEAARQVGGFHTAPVVDADPEADVPWLVTAYVPGPSLATAVAELGPFPPASALALGAGLAEALEAVHRAGVVHRDLKPSNVLLAADGPRVIDFGIARAVDASGVTSRAGTPGFMAPELISEGSITPACDVFALGAVLAYALGVRPFGEGPVEALTYRVVHKSPVLDALPDALKGVVADCLAKDPAARPSPAELVEVLSSGGDGGAWLPRPVQDMLTRYHVTGSTTTDVSAHDVTGSFENRDRRTRQLGPPPSVRFEASVAPVVLGLIGHVLRLLTGIAVGLLAVDSAMGSADSAGAFLTLIIAILAVTAFWLVRVPVKWVIPHLDALWRPCELRVGADGLELQYSGRRVHYGWHEIGRVAVRRAKPAGWAVCVSPMPGAPLPAVRGPRNPLCYLDRQTGWIMVVPVHRLKGSRKEIEMTLARYAGTRWGGNA is encoded by the coding sequence ATGAGCGGGCGCTCCGCGGTATTCCCGACTCAAGGACCGCGGACCGACCCTGGGAGTGCGGTGGACGCTCTACGGCCCGGCGACCCTGGCGCGATCGGTCGTTACACCTTGTCGGCCCGACTCGGTGCCGGCGGAATGGGGCAGGTGTTCCTCGGAACGTCCCCCGGCGGCCGGCCGGTCGCCGTGAAGCTGGTCCACCCCGGGTTCGCCGCCGACGCCGAATTCCGCCGCCGTTTCAAACGCGAGGTGGAGGCCGCACGCCAGGTGGGCGGATTCCACACCGCCCCCGTCGTCGACGCGGATCCCGAGGCCGACGTTCCATGGCTGGTCACGGCGTACGTGCCGGGGCCTTCGCTCGCCACCGCGGTCGCCGAGCTCGGACCCTTCCCGCCGGCCTCGGCTCTGGCGCTGGGGGCCGGGCTGGCGGAGGCGCTGGAGGCCGTCCACCGCGCCGGAGTCGTCCACCGTGACCTCAAACCATCGAACGTCCTGCTCGCCGCGGACGGGCCGCGCGTCATCGATTTCGGCATCGCCCGGGCGGTCGACGCCTCCGGGGTCACGTCCCGGGCCGGAACCCCCGGTTTCATGGCGCCAGAGCTGATCTCCGAGGGTTCGATCACGCCGGCGTGCGACGTGTTCGCCCTCGGAGCCGTCCTCGCCTACGCCCTGGGCGTCCGGCCGTTCGGGGAGGGGCCGGTGGAGGCGCTGACCTATCGGGTGGTGCACAAGTCCCCGGTCCTGGACGCGCTGCCCGACGCGTTGAAAGGCGTCGTCGCGGACTGCCTCGCCAAGGATCCCGCCGCACGGCCGAGCCCGGCAGAACTGGTCGAAGTGCTGTCCTCGGGCGGTGACGGCGGTGCGTGGCTTCCCCGTCCCGTGCAGGACATGCTGACGCGGTATCACGTCACCGGTTCCACCACCACCGACGTGTCGGCGCACGATGTGACAGGGTCCTTCGAGAACCGGGATCGGCGGACCCGGCAGCTCGGCCCTCCCCCGTCGGTGCGGTTCGAGGCCAGTGTCGCGCCCGTGGTCCTCGGGCTCATCGGCCACGTTCTCCGACTTCTCACGGGGATCGCTGTCGGCCTGCTGGCGGTGGACTCGGCGATGGGGTCGGCGGACTCGGCCGGGGCGTTCCTCACCCTGATCATCGCGATTCTGGCCGTGACCGCCTTCTGGCTCGTGCGCGTCCCGGTGAAATGGGTGATCCCGCATCTGGACGCGCTCTGGAGACCGTGCGAACTCCGGGTCGGCGCCGATGGGCTCGAACTCCAGTACAGCGGCCGCCGCGTCCACTACGGATGGCACGAGATCGGCCGGGTCGCGGTGCGCCGCGCCAAGCCGGCCGGGTGGGCGGTGTGCGTGTCCCCGATGCCGGGTGCGCCCCTGCCGGCGGTCCGGGGACCGCGGAATCCGCTGTGCTACCTGGACAGGCAGACCGGTTGGATCATGGTGGTGCCCGTCCACCGGCTCAAGGGCTCCCGCAAGGAGATCGAGATGACGCTCGCCCGGTACGCGGGCACCCGATGGGGCGGCAACGCCTGA
- a CDS encoding helix-turn-helix domain-containing protein → MGRTHAPVDLSSEYAADYHAHQRTLQLGAMTVWPSTLQPLLSRRTAKLVRFSDPGTYNLTLVLEGTARARWDDREAEYRPYDLHGQNSWRPCTVQVGRNDQIVRCVGVEIPRDLVALPRGSADRAISRPLSAREGVGALLAGFLTRLSADTSGYRATDGPRLGAVLSDLVSALFAHALDSDRELSPEARRRTLILSVRSFIGRNLHDPDLTPSLVAAAHNISTSHLYRLFQDENVTVGALIRRERLERARRDLADPAQHGVPVHEIAARWGFTHHSAFTRAFRAAHGTSPSDYRQARRHPAPSTADQVM, encoded by the coding sequence ATGGGGCGTACGCACGCTCCCGTGGATCTGAGCAGCGAATATGCCGCGGACTATCACGCTCACCAGCGCACCTTGCAGCTCGGCGCGATGACCGTGTGGCCGTCGACCCTCCAGCCGCTGCTGTCCCGCCGGACGGCGAAACTCGTCAGATTCTCCGATCCCGGAACGTACAACCTCACGCTCGTCCTCGAAGGAACGGCAAGGGCCAGATGGGACGATCGGGAAGCCGAATACCGTCCCTACGACCTGCACGGGCAGAATTCCTGGCGACCCTGCACGGTCCAGGTCGGGCGGAATGATCAGATCGTCAGGTGCGTGGGGGTCGAGATCCCCAGGGACCTCGTCGCGCTCCCGCGCGGGAGCGCCGACCGCGCGATCAGCCGGCCGCTGTCGGCGCGGGAGGGCGTCGGCGCGCTGCTGGCCGGTTTCCTCACCCGGCTCAGCGCCGACACCTCCGGCTACCGCGCCACCGACGGCCCCCGGCTCGGCGCCGTCCTGAGCGATCTCGTCTCGGCGCTGTTCGCCCACGCCCTCGACTCCGACCGGGAACTCTCCCCCGAGGCCCGCCGGCGGACCCTGATCCTGAGCGTCCGCTCCTTCATCGGCCGGAACCTGCACGACCCCGATCTGACCCCGTCGCTCGTCGCCGCCGCGCACAACATCTCCACCAGCCATCTGTACCGCCTCTTCCAGGACGAGAACGTGACCGTCGGAGCCCTGATCCGCCGGGAACGTCTGGAACGCGCCCGCCGGGATCTGGCCGATCCGGCCCAGCACGGGGTGCCCGTCCACGAGATCGCCGCCCGCTGGGGCTTCACTCACCATTCGGCCTTCACCCGGGCCTTCCGCGCCGCCCACGGCACCTCCCCCAGCGACTACCGGCAGGCACGGCGGCACCCGGCGCCGAGCACCGCTGACCAGGTCATGTGA
- a CDS encoding cation-translocating P-type ATPase: MVLELLRRGVSAAGGLPGGGTAVRAADYAGTLGVRTAAVPIRQARRALGEVGSIAGRALRPSRTVHRYPDRLHIELRHLHKAGRWSEAQALEHAVEELPAVHWARVNAALGRLIVHVPEEVSPEDVLEVVEALDAVLEGEEPGAGLFAAPPTALALGADLVGLTITGAQWVLGRAPLPSEVAGLVAFADTVPVLRGVLAAAVPGAPVERWLPLTQAAVQALAPGGTGLVVDTAQRLWQRREAAATHRLWRIAEADLTGAPERAGCTGVSGGRSHDLRDGPPERHAGRMLAVGLGGLVLGGLLTGSARRALDVGVAAAPKAPHAAREVFAAELAARLAGRGVLALHPAALRHLDRIDTVLLDADALKAGDLVVDEVAVLAGTSEAEVAEHVHALLDPGAPDEVREGGGWSLGPAERVLPGRRVAAEGRGLRGSGPLLALAEGGRPRALIRMRRSLREETNALVTAAREAGAKIVLAGSGVDLPLPPDATAPGGPDLVASVRALQEDGAGVLLISRDPAALAAADVGVAAWADGAPPWGAHLLVLRDPAAAAHVVEAVAAARRVSERGVTLAWSGTGVAALLALTAPPGKAADRALSAVNGAAALGMAYGAWTARDVMRHVPAPPLPSTPWHAMPVEAALERLGSRAEGLSDAEARDRGGRGADRARPGEDRRPLLRAVVQELANPLTAVLAAGAAGAAAVGSPVDAALVAATIGVSGLAGGRQRVSANEIIARISARSGEPVAVLRDGEQTRVPAELLVRGDVVVLVAGDAVPADCRIVTANGLEADESSLTGESLPVAKDTAPTLARHVAERSCMLYEGTSIAAGECTAVVVAVGDATESGRAMAAAVASGSASSGVEARLKQITEATTPMAVGAAVGVVTSGLLRGGPLRRALSEGVNLAVASVPEGLPLLVSAAQVAAIRRLAERGIYVRDPRTIETLGRVDVLCFDKTGTLTEGRITLARIADHRRDAEAARLDAALRGVLAAALRATPVPSNGRHSHVTDAAVEEGAAQAGVDRDSGGPWKQIDSLPFEPSRAFHATLGSFGGERTVFVKGAPEVVLPLCARTPDGALDRTTRRRLRGRVERLASSGHRVLAVAEHRMPDGGDTITEGEVTGMTFLGLLGLADPVRATAARAVADLRAAGVQIIMLTGDHPATAAAIADQVAGGGAEHRVITADEIDRLDDDDLSQALIGVDVVARCTPVHKVRVVRALRGRGRVVAMTGDGANDAAGIRLADVGIALGERGTAAAQASADLIVADDRLETIVSALVEGRAMWASVREALAILVGGNLGEIAFTLLGSLMTGRAPLSARQMLLMNMLTDLAPALAIAVRVPTRDATEVLLAEGPETSLGSALTHDIAHRAAVTTLGALSGWLAGRFTGPAVRARTIGLVALIGTQLAQTLKAGRDDRAVLLSTLGSAALLAVIVQTPGVSGFFGCVPLDPLAWATAAAAVAAAMAAGRFLPDGDGRSAP, translated from the coding sequence ATGGTCCTTGAACTCCTGCGGCGCGGCGTGTCAGCGGCCGGCGGTCTCCCAGGTGGTGGAACCGCCGTCCGCGCCGCGGACTACGCGGGGACTCTGGGCGTCCGGACGGCGGCCGTGCCGATCCGGCAGGCGAGACGTGCTCTCGGTGAGGTCGGAAGCATCGCTGGGCGGGCTCTCCGGCCGTCGCGGACCGTCCACCGGTACCCGGACCGGCTGCACATCGAGCTGCGTCATCTGCACAAGGCGGGCCGGTGGTCCGAGGCGCAGGCCCTGGAGCACGCCGTCGAAGAGCTTCCCGCCGTGCACTGGGCGCGCGTCAACGCGGCCTTGGGACGCTTGATCGTCCACGTGCCGGAGGAGGTCTCCCCGGAGGACGTCCTGGAAGTCGTCGAGGCACTGGACGCGGTCCTGGAGGGCGAGGAGCCCGGAGCGGGTCTCTTCGCGGCGCCGCCGACGGCGCTGGCCCTCGGCGCCGACCTGGTCGGGCTCACGATCACCGGGGCGCAGTGGGTGCTCGGGCGGGCGCCGCTGCCGTCCGAGGTCGCGGGGCTGGTGGCGTTCGCGGACACGGTGCCCGTGCTGCGCGGCGTTCTGGCCGCCGCGGTGCCGGGTGCGCCGGTGGAGCGGTGGCTGCCGCTGACCCAGGCCGCCGTGCAGGCGCTCGCGCCCGGCGGGACGGGGCTGGTCGTCGACACTGCGCAGCGGCTCTGGCAGCGCCGCGAGGCCGCCGCCACCCACCGGTTGTGGCGGATCGCCGAAGCGGACCTGACCGGCGCGCCCGAGCGGGCCGGATGCACGGGCGTGTCCGGCGGGCGTTCCCACGACCTGCGCGACGGGCCGCCGGAGCGGCACGCGGGCCGGATGCTCGCCGTCGGCCTCGGAGGGCTCGTCCTCGGCGGGCTCCTGACCGGCAGCGCGCGCCGCGCGCTGGACGTCGGGGTCGCCGCGGCGCCGAAGGCGCCCCACGCCGCCCGCGAGGTCTTCGCGGCCGAACTCGCCGCCCGGCTGGCCGGGCGGGGAGTGCTGGCCCTGCACCCGGCGGCGCTGCGCCACCTGGACCGGATCGACACGGTGCTGCTGGACGCCGACGCCCTGAAGGCCGGTGACCTGGTGGTGGACGAGGTCGCCGTGCTCGCGGGCACGTCGGAGGCCGAGGTGGCCGAGCACGTCCACGCGCTGCTGGACCCCGGGGCGCCGGACGAGGTCAGGGAGGGGGGCGGGTGGTCCCTCGGCCCCGCCGAACGCGTGCTGCCCGGCCGGAGGGTCGCGGCCGAGGGCCGGGGCCTGCGCGGTTCGGGCCCGCTGCTGGCCCTGGCCGAGGGCGGGCGGCCGCGCGCCCTGATCCGCATGCGCCGCTCGCTGCGGGAGGAGACGAACGCCCTGGTGACCGCCGCGCGGGAGGCGGGCGCGAAGATCGTGCTGGCCGGATCCGGCGTCGATCTGCCGCTCCCCCCGGACGCCACCGCCCCCGGCGGCCCGGACCTGGTCGCCTCCGTCCGCGCGCTGCAGGAGGACGGCGCGGGCGTCCTGCTGATCTCGCGCGATCCGGCGGCGCTCGCCGCGGCCGACGTCGGCGTGGCGGCCTGGGCGGACGGCGCGCCGCCGTGGGGCGCGCACCTGCTGGTCCTGCGGGATCCGGCGGCGGCCGCGCACGTCGTCGAGGCCGTCGCCGCCGCGCGCCGCGTCAGCGAGCGGGGCGTCACGCTCGCATGGTCGGGCACGGGGGTGGCCGCGCTGCTCGCGCTCACCGCGCCTCCGGGGAAGGCCGCGGACCGCGCCCTGTCCGCCGTCAACGGGGCGGCGGCCCTGGGGATGGCCTACGGCGCCTGGACGGCCCGCGATGTGATGCGGCACGTTCCCGCGCCGCCGCTGCCGTCCACGCCGTGGCATGCCATGCCCGTGGAGGCGGCGCTGGAGCGGCTCGGCAGCCGTGCCGAGGGCCTGTCCGATGCCGAGGCGCGTGACCGCGGCGGGCGCGGCGCGGACCGCGCCCGCCCCGGCGAGGACCGCCGGCCGCTGCTGCGGGCCGTGGTCCAGGAACTGGCCAACCCCCTGACGGCGGTGCTCGCCGCCGGCGCGGCCGGTGCGGCGGCGGTCGGCTCGCCGGTCGACGCCGCGCTCGTCGCCGCGACCATCGGCGTGTCCGGGCTCGCCGGCGGCCGGCAGCGGGTCTCCGCCAACGAGATCATCGCGAGGATCTCGGCCAGGTCCGGCGAGCCGGTCGCCGTTCTGCGGGACGGCGAGCAGACCCGGGTGCCCGCGGAGCTGCTCGTCCGCGGCGACGTCGTGGTGCTCGTCGCGGGGGACGCGGTCCCCGCCGACTGCCGGATCGTCACCGCGAACGGCCTGGAGGCCGACGAGTCGTCGCTCACCGGCGAGTCCCTCCCGGTGGCCAAGGACACCGCGCCGACCCTGGCCCGGCACGTCGCCGAACGCTCCTGCATGCTCTACGAGGGCACCTCGATCGCCGCCGGGGAATGCACCGCCGTGGTCGTCGCGGTCGGCGACGCCACCGAGAGCGGCCGGGCCATGGCCGCGGCGGTGGCCTCCGGCTCGGCCTCCAGCGGCGTCGAGGCCCGCCTCAAGCAGATCACCGAGGCCACGACGCCGATGGCGGTCGGCGCGGCCGTCGGCGTCGTCACCTCGGGCCTGCTGCGGGGCGGGCCGCTGCGCCGCGCGCTGTCCGAAGGCGTCAACCTCGCCGTCGCGTCCGTCCCCGAAGGGCTTCCACTGCTGGTCAGCGCCGCCCAGGTGGCCGCGATCCGGCGGCTCGCCGAACGGGGGATCTACGTCCGCGACCCGCGCACCATCGAGACGCTCGGACGGGTCGACGTGCTGTGCTTCGACAAGACCGGCACCCTGACCGAGGGCCGCATCACGCTCGCCCGCATCGCCGATCACCGCCGCGACGCGGAGGCCGCGCGACTCGACGCCGCGCTGCGCGGCGTCCTGGCCGCCGCCCTGCGCGCCACCCCGGTGCCCAGCAACGGGCGGCACAGCCACGTCACCGACGCCGCCGTGGAGGAAGGCGCCGCGCAGGCGGGCGTGGACCGCGACTCCGGCGGGCCGTGGAAGCAGATCGACAGCCTGCCGTTCGAGCCGTCGCGCGCCTTCCACGCGACCCTCGGCTCGTTCGGCGGCGAGCGCACGGTGTTCGTCAAGGGCGCCCCGGAGGTCGTGCTCCCGCTGTGCGCCCGTACCCCGGACGGCGCGCTGGACCGCACCACCCGGCGGCGGCTGCGGGGACGCGTCGAGCGGCTCGCGTCCAGCGGCCACCGCGTCCTCGCCGTCGCCGAGCACCGCATGCCGGACGGCGGCGACACGATCACCGAGGGCGAGGTGACCGGCATGACCTTTCTCGGGCTGCTGGGCCTCGCCGACCCCGTCCGCGCCACCGCCGCGCGCGCGGTCGCCGACCTCCGCGCCGCCGGCGTCCAGATCATCATGCTCACCGGCGACCATCCGGCGACCGCCGCCGCGATCGCCGACCAGGTCGCCGGCGGCGGCGCCGAGCACCGCGTCATCACCGCGGACGAGATCGACCGGCTCGACGACGACGACCTGTCGCAGGCCCTGATCGGCGTGGACGTCGTGGCCCGGTGCACTCCCGTCCACAAGGTCCGCGTCGTGCGCGCCCTGCGCGGACGCGGGCGCGTCGTCGCCATGACGGGCGACGGCGCCAACGACGCCGCCGGCATCCGCCTCGCCGACGTGGGCATCGCGCTCGGCGAGCGCGGCACGGCCGCGGCGCAGGCGTCGGCCGACCTGATCGTCGCCGACGACCGGCTGGAGACGATCGTCTCCGCGCTCGTGGAGGGGCGCGCCATGTGGGCGTCGGTCCGCGAGGCCCTCGCCATCCTGGTCGGCGGCAACCTCGGTGAGATCGCCTTCACCCTGCTCGGCTCGCTGATGACCGGCCGCGCCCCGCTGTCGGCCCGCCAGATGCTGCTGATGAACATGCTGACCGACCTGGCCCCCGCCCTCGCCATCGCCGTCCGCGTCCCGACCCGGGACGCCACCGAGGTGCTGCTGGCGGAAGGCCCGGAGACCTCGCTCGGCTCCGCCCTCACCCACGACATCGCGCACCGCGCGGCGGTGACCACGCTCGGCGCCCTCTCCGGCTGGCTGGCCGGGCGCTTCACCGGCCCGGCCGTCCGCGCCCGCACCATCGGCCTGGTCGCGCTCATCGGCACCCAGCTCGCCCAGACGCTCAAGGCGGGCCGCGACGACCGCGCCGTCCTCCTCAGCACGCTCGGCTCGGCGGCGCTCCTGGCCGTCATCGTCCAGACGCCAGGCGTCAGCGGCTTCTTCGGCTGCGTCCCCCTCGATCCGCTCGCCTGGGCCACCGCCGCGGCGGCCGTCGCCGCGGCGATGGCGGCCGGCCGCTTCCTCCCGGACGGCGACGGACGGTCCGCTCCGTAG
- a CDS encoding alpha/beta fold hydrolase has translation MIRKIKTAAVAAACCTVVGAGLAGCEGDSLAGGSPSSSGTPKAEADPIKGTERIEVGGTSVNVSCAGDAAKGRPVIVLMHGGGDGLDKLAATQKQLSKDDRVCSYDRLGAGKSDPPDGPQDFSSSGKVLTGVLDRIAGDGPVVLAGHSLGGLIAARYAPDHRDRVKGLVLMDATPPTMIEDITEAIPESAKGPAGQVRAQNLAIFQGQNPEKLVITDGKVGSAGSIPVEVIKHGKPYLAAIPTYGPRLEQAWSAGQRAWLALSSRSTLTTAPRSGHYIYLEQPEVAIKAIRRVTSQAAG, from the coding sequence ATGATTCGCAAGATCAAGACGGCCGCCGTCGCCGCGGCGTGCTGCACCGTCGTCGGTGCGGGGCTCGCCGGCTGCGAGGGCGACTCACTGGCGGGCGGGAGTCCGTCCTCCTCCGGCACGCCGAAGGCCGAAGCCGACCCGATCAAGGGAACCGAGAGGATCGAGGTCGGCGGCACGTCGGTGAACGTGTCCTGTGCGGGCGACGCGGCGAAGGGCAGGCCGGTCATCGTCCTGATGCACGGAGGAGGTGACGGGCTCGACAAGTTGGCCGCCACCCAGAAGCAGCTGAGCAAGGACGACCGGGTCTGCTCCTACGACAGGCTCGGTGCGGGCAAGAGCGACCCGCCGGACGGTCCGCAGGACTTCTCCAGCAGCGGCAAGGTCCTGACCGGCGTGCTCGACCGGATCGCCGGTGACGGCCCGGTCGTCCTGGCCGGGCACTCGCTGGGCGGGCTGATCGCGGCCCGGTACGCGCCGGACCACCGGGACAGGGTGAAGGGGCTGGTCCTGATGGACGCCACACCGCCGACGATGATCGAGGACATCACCGAGGCGATCCCCGAGTCCGCCAAGGGGCCGGCGGGCCAGGTGCGCGCGCAGAACCTCGCGATCTTCCAGGGCCAGAACCCGGAGAAGCTCGTCATCACCGACGGGAAGGTCGGCTCCGCGGGCAGCATCCCGGTGGAGGTGATCAAGCATGGGAAGCCGTACCTCGCGGCCATTCCCACCTACGGGCCGCGGCTGGAGCAGGCCTGGTCCGCCGGGCAGCGCGCGTGGCTCGCCCTGTCCAGCCGCAGCACGCTGACCACCGCCCCCCGGAGCGGGCACTACATCTACCTCGAACAGCCCGAGGTCGCCATCAAGGCCATCCGGCGCGTCACCTCGCAGGCCGCCGGATAG
- a CDS encoding sensor histidine kinase, producing the protein MIDLRRLPAAWRRQDVTVRDLPFALLLAVMSFLPVLRGHETYVGELPPRPFDAPAILALALLCLPLAVRRRWPAACLALVSLGFAVAQLRGYQMVAGTALPAALVSSGAHLERHRRLALIVLSAAYAALAIALHLLGGAERPDGYVVVYLALAAAWGIGSWLRSGRAAEAERRVRVAEATRAAERTRIARELHDVVAHHVTAMVVQAEAARYLTASPDRLDATLNAVTGTGRRAITDLRHLLDLLNPEHGAPGNGVRTPSAGDLGTLVEHTRQAGQPVEFTEEGEPSESAGSAEFVAYRVVQEALTNALRYAHGNRTVTRVRYGEKEITVQVGTDGPERRTASPGGGGRGLAGLRERVDALGGEFSARPQAGGGFVVRARIPTGSPS; encoded by the coding sequence GTGATCGATCTGCGGCGGCTCCCTGCCGCGTGGCGGCGTCAGGACGTGACGGTCCGCGATCTCCCGTTCGCCCTGCTGCTGGCCGTCATGTCGTTCCTGCCGGTCCTGCGCGGCCACGAGACGTACGTCGGCGAACTTCCGCCCCGTCCCTTCGACGCGCCGGCCATCCTGGCGCTCGCCCTGCTCTGCCTCCCGCTCGCCGTGCGCCGGCGGTGGCCGGCCGCGTGCCTGGCCCTGGTGTCACTCGGTTTCGCCGTCGCGCAACTCCGCGGCTACCAGATGGTCGCGGGGACCGCGCTGCCCGCCGCGCTGGTGAGCTCGGGCGCCCATCTGGAACGCCACCGGCGCCTCGCGTTGATCGTCCTGTCCGCCGCGTACGCGGCGCTGGCGATCGCGCTCCACCTGCTCGGCGGGGCCGAGCGGCCGGACGGATACGTGGTGGTCTACCTGGCGCTGGCCGCCGCGTGGGGCATCGGGTCGTGGCTGCGCTCCGGTCGCGCCGCCGAGGCCGAGCGCCGCGTCCGGGTCGCCGAGGCGACCCGCGCGGCCGAGCGCACCCGCATCGCCCGCGAGCTCCACGACGTCGTCGCCCACCACGTGACGGCGATGGTCGTGCAGGCCGAGGCGGCGCGCTACCTGACCGCCTCCCCCGACCGCCTCGACGCGACCCTGAACGCGGTCACCGGCACCGGGCGGCGCGCCATCACCGACCTGCGGCACCTGCTCGACCTGCTCAACCCCGAGCACGGCGCCCCGGGGAACGGCGTCAGGACGCCGTCCGCCGGCGACCTCGGCACGCTCGTGGAACACACGCGCCAGGCCGGGCAGCCGGTGGAGTTCACCGAGGAGGGCGAACCGTCGGAGTCCGCCGGAAGCGCCGAGTTCGTGGCCTACCGGGTCGTGCAGGAGGCCCTGACCAACGCTCTCAGGTACGCCCACGGCAACCGCACCGTCACCCGGGTCCGGTACGGCGAGAAGGAGATCACCGTGCAGGTCGGCACCGACGGCCCCGAGAGGCGGACCGCGTCGCCGGGCGGCGGCGGGCGAGGCCTGGCCGGGCTGCGCGAACGGGTCGACGCCCTCGGCGGCGAGTTCAGCGCGCGCCCGCAGGCCGGCGGCGGCTTCGTCGTGCGGGCGCGCATCCCCACCGGGAGCCCGTCGTGA